tttccaccgagaaacgggaaataagcggatacaaagTGAAGAGACCTTGGAGGGGAACTTCTCGTGCGGAGCGCTCCGTGTCGCGCGCGTCGAGCTCCTCGTATAGCGCCCAAATATTGCTTAGAGGTAGATGAAAGGCTGCCAGTGCCGCTTCTCCCCTGCCGGCGGCACGTTGGCGACGGTCTTCTCGGACCCCGTCTCGATTTCCGGCGGCTTCCTCCAGCCGGATCAGATCGAACCACGACGTCGTACTCGAGCAGGTTGCTCGCCGCGGCGACCTCGTACCGGACCTTCCTGCTTCCTCTGGGCAGTGACCACGGCCTCGATCGCCTCGGCGTGGCTGAACCGCCTCTCGAACTCGAGGAAGGCACGGCGCAGCTCGTCGGTGAGATGGTCGAGTACCCCCGTACACGGCCCGCGCGCTGCCGGGCGCCAGGCACCTCTCCTCGAACGCGGCGAAGGAAAGGAGCAGGGAGCAGCCGCTCCGCGCCCTCGTCCTCCACGGGGTCGGCCACCGCCTCGACGGCGCGCTCGTACACCGCCCGCGCCCGGgacgccgcgcggcggcgcggccgcgtggGGAGGCGTGCGCCGAGCTCGAGCTCTGGCACGGCGAGGCCGGGCGCGCCCGGGCCGTCCACTAGCGGCTCGTCTTGGAGCACCCCCCGCGCCCAAGCAGATGAAGAAGTAGATGGGCCATAAGCCCggaatgggaacagcaagatgGCTTTgccacaaccaacacacatCCTGCAACCCCGAATTTAAATCATGTTCAACGAATGCTACAGAAATCATATCTGAAATCAACATGACTGACGCATGAACAGATCAAGCAGCGTAGATAAGACAGCAGATCTTGCAACTACAAATCTTTGAATCAGAATCCATCGCAGTAAGACCCACGCACCAAGAACATTGCTCACAAGACAGCAGTGCAAGCAGTTATCGCCTTCCATCATCCAGTTCTAGCACTAACAGAACCAAGGCTGGGCTCTTTCTAGCCTTCACATTAATCGCTCGAACAGATGGCGTACAATTCTTGCAAGAACAAAGCCATTTCAGAAACTTCAGAAATCAGCATCCATGTTACATTTGCAAAACCAACAGATCCGGAACATTAGTATAAGAAGCACTAATTTCTAGCATTTACAGGAACAGCATTTCTTTATTAAACAGATCAATCCTGGGGGGACATATCAAATGCTGAAATCAACTCCTGGTTGCTTCTTTCCAGTCTGCTACAAATAGATGGCGCATAACAAACAGGAAATCCAGAAAGGGCGAAGCCATTCAGAAATTTCAGAAACCAGTCATCATATTCCATTGCAGTGAGACCAATACATCCATAAGATTACTAAAGGATTGCACAGCAGCACAGGATTCATCCATCTAGTGCCAGCCCCACTGAACAGAGAAAGAACACCACGACACAGCAGCACTAGCAGCACGCGCGCTCACGCCCTCTCGCCCCTGATGCGGCGGGCGAGCTGGATGTCCTTGGGCATGATGGTGACCCTCTTGGCGTGGATGGCGCAGAGGTTGGTGTCCTCGAAGAGCCCCACCAGGTAGGCCTCCGCGGCCTCCTgcagcgccgccacggcggACGACTGGAAGCGGAGGTCGGTCTTGAAGTCCTGCGCGATCTCCCGCACCAGCCGCTGGAAGGGGAGCTTGCGGATGAGCAGCTCCGTGCTCTTCTGGTACTTGCGGATCTCCCGGAGCGCGACGGTGCCGGGGCGGAAGCGGTGGGGCTTCTTCAcgccgccggtggccggagCAGACTTGCGGGCGGCCTTGGTGGCCAGCTGCTTCCTCGGGGCCTTGCCGCCGGTGGACTTCCTGGCCGTCTGCTTGGTGCGGGCCATCGGAGCGGGGCGAGGAGGATGGgatcgagcggcggcgcggggagattGGAGGATTTGGGGGGATGGGAAATTGGAATGCGAATTGCCGGTGGGTGGATTTTGGGGGTGGAGGTGGGGGTATTTGTAGCTGTAGAGGGTGAGGAACGGCGGGATCGCCAAAAATTTTGggagggacgggcggcgggagTGGTTTCGGCTGTTGGATGTGTTGGACGGTGAGGATGGCGCGGCTCGTTTGGCGATCCGcgtggtgggtggtggtgggaTGCCATTGGCTGGAGCGGCTTCGAGGGGGATCGCTGGCCCCACCTTGTGATTTCCGCCGAGGCTAGCGGGCTGAGCTTGGGCGACCACCGGAGGAATGGGCCGGTGCAGCCCACCACGGTGGGCCTGCCGGGCTGGTTTGGCAACATGTCACATTTTTTGGAGGAGACTCTTGTGGAGGTTGGAAATGGCCGAAAGGGAGACGGGTGGGCCTGACAACCGGCCTGACTGGTCGTGTTGGAAATTCAGAGAACAAGATCAGTTTGTTGGATCGATCTGATGGCGAATGTGTTACTGTTACATCAGTCATCTGGGACCTGCCATGATATAACAACCTCCActcacctcctcctcatcagctAATCTTTCTGTGTGAACTGACTTCTCTTCCTCCAGTTTGGTACCAGCTCTTGTCACAGCCCAATGAAGAATGTTATCCTTTCGACTTGCTTGACAAAAGTACAACACCTGATTGAAATCAGATTCCAGCGGTCGAGTTCTGCTTCTTCTGGAAAATACTTGTAGATAGTTCGGCGGCACCTGAACCGAATTTCATGAAGCTTTTAGATCAAACTGGGAGCGTAAATGGAGTCGGGTAAAAAGAGATCGAGGAACTTCATTTCAAGATTGaatccttttttttcaaaaagaaatgtCAAAAAAAATCAGATGAATGTCACGGTTAAGAGACCGTATGGAGCAGAAGAAAATCGCGATTACAAGTGCGATTGCGCTAGGTTTTATGCATCATGCCAACTATAtttgttctaaaaaaaatctctcaaCTGTATTTCTCAGTcctaaaaaaaaactatttctcTGGTCATTTTCATAATTAGAATTTTCTGTGCAATGGTACCTAACCCTAACCTGAATGGAGCGGCAACGTAGTTGCCAGattattagttttttttaaaaaaaaatgtagttaCCAGATTTCTGCAAGTTGAGGTAGCATATTCCATAAATCAGGCCTTCAAAACAGTAGTAGCAATGTTACTAAAGTCTGGATTACAATCTACAATACATTAACACTGTCATGCATAGTGAGATGCCTGCCCATATcagaggggaaaaaaatcatatcttgGCATCCAGGTAGTTTTTGACTTTCCGTTTTCAGAGACGACAGGTCCACAAGCACTGTTCTTCTGCTATGTTCTTCTACAAAAAAGGAGAGGGATTTGGTGTGCAGAGGCCAGAGTGCTCTGGACATGTCATGATACGCGTCACTTGGCCCAGACCCAGAGAAAAGAGAGTTGAGTAGGCTGATGCCGAGGCTTTCGATCGGTTGaacaatgcatgcatgcacttgTATgctacaatgtcttgtcagtttgtACACAGCTCggcaaaatgttttttttttctgaaaggcAAGCGCCAAACAGTTGGGCTGACACATCCTCTGAATCTGAAGGAAATGTTCCTTATAGAATACTAGAGCGATGAAATGAGGGCCATCAGGTGCTAACCCTGAAATGTAGCTTTCTAACCACTACCAACAACATACGATGAATAGGAGCCGTACATTTCAGCATTGTCTAGCAACCTCTTCCTGGTCCACAGTGATCCTTCCACACAGATGCCTCAGAAAATCAGTGTGCAGCGCATGACCAGCCTATGTCACAGAAAAGGGTAAGTTCAGTTCAGGATACAAAAAACAAGGCAACAaggtagaaggaaaaaaatcaggaaAACAGTTTATAATTAGTTCCTCTTAGACATAGAATCTTCTTGCACAAAGAGGGTGCACAGAGAATATGCTATGGTTTCAGATAAACCCTACTATCTCAGAACCACATGTTGCTTGAAAGCAAGACGTTGCGATGCGCCAACGAAAAAAATATGGTGGTTATAGTTTAAGGTCACATCAGAATAATGAGTGTCAAAGCAACTTGCAAGGCTTTAGTTGAACCGGCCTATCACAGTAACGGTACTCTTTGTTATTGATGTCCCCTTTGGATAACAGTAATTTTTCCCTAACTTTGACTAGGCCTCTGATCTATTATCGATCTGACGTGTCTGACATTTTCATTGTCATGAACTGCATAACCTCTTTACCTACCACTACAAATGGTATCGAAAATTAACTTTGTAAAGCGAGTAGTTAAGCAAAGCTAGAAAAGGCAAGGCAATGAGATGGTACACAAAATTAAACATCCTAAACATGGGACACATACTTACAAAAGTTAATAAACTTGACATAATCACATCAAGAACAATTTATGTGAGAGTTCAACTAACATAGGCTAACATCCACTGTATCATTAAGATATGGTAAAAGTTCAagtttttttaattaagatCAGATTGTCAACAAGATAAGTGACCAGGGTGAAGAAACAATCCAGCACACTTGCCGGTATCGTGTGTTTTTGCCAGGAAGTTCCGGTTCAAATTGCTCCAGATGGTCGATCTGCAAAGCCTAGCTCCACAACCTGAACACACTTCCTTTGATGACTGGTGGGCAAGGATAAACTCCGAAGTTCCTGGAGAGATTCAGAAAGGGCTTGATTCACTAGTGATTCTAGGGGCTTGGTCGATTTGGAAGCATAGGAATCACTGTCTTTGATGGCATTCTTCCAAACTTAGCTGGTATGCTGCTGCTCGCTAAGGAGGAAATACATCTTTGGGGTTTGGCCAAGGCCCGAGGCCTTTCATACCTTGCAGCCATTGCGACAGGCAGTTTAGATGTTTCTGCTCATGGTCGATGCACAATTAAGTCAAAGGCGTGAATGCAATCTAAGACCTATGGGTGTGGCTGTGTATTGCAAGGGTTCTTTCCCcgtttttcttcttaatataatgatacacagctctcccgcatgttcgaggaaaaaaacaaacaaaaagatgGACAAAAGAGCAATTTCAGCAGTGATGACTGCTGAATTTATACAATCCAGAATCCAAATAATGAAACAAAGCTGCAGAATACAAGAGGCTTCATGTCAGCACGCAAACTAGTATACGGAGCAGCATGAGCCTGGAACTTGTAAGGTGGCTAATGGCTAGTCTATTAGAAGAAGAGAAATCTATGCCTTATAAGGCAGCTGCTAATCTGTTATGGAAGTATACAACACACAACATAGCTAGTAGAATTTAAAGAACATACCTTATAGGCAATTATATGAG
This portion of the Setaria viridis chromosome 7, Setaria_viridis_v4.0, whole genome shotgun sequence genome encodes:
- the LOC117863916 gene encoding histone H3.2, whose translation is MARTKQTARKSTGGKAPRKQLATKAARKSAPATGGVKKPHRFRPGTVALREIRKYQKSTELLIRKLPFQRLVREIAQDFKTDLRFQSSAVAALQEAAEAYLVGLFEDTNLCAIHAKRVTIMPKDIQLARRIRGERA